One region of Quercus lobata isolate SW786 chromosome 2, ValleyOak3.0 Primary Assembly, whole genome shotgun sequence genomic DNA includes:
- the LOC115976580 gene encoding altered inheritance of mitochondria protein 32 has product MRIAHPCRSLISAANSHSHRIVSILSFPISRSLTTTTTQTTLTQAPPSAPTTMASESDNLSTLPVANGNVVEDEKFGFRRPEMFTENLAGTVGAYDRHVFLCYKSPEAWPSKVEGSESDPLPKLLSSAVKARKNDIALKTNVTVYEGSEGTEFSDGDVLIFPEMIKYRGLKESDVDSFVEDVLVNGKPWASGVQEVFTGSHVFVCAHGSRDRRCGVCGPVLIQKLKEEIESRGLKNQVFVNACSHIGGHKYAGNVIIYSPAPDGKITGHWYGYVTPDDVPALLDQHIEKGEIITHLWRGQMGAAAEEGGKEDEHKLPKGDSKKNKKKKHEENGTQSKKEEVSGCCQGVNGFSCCKDGSLDQNGVIEKNLNETVAHEKKEQGKLSSWMGSWEQSDVLTAVAVVGAVATVAVAYSFYRRSG; this is encoded by the exons ATGCGCATTGCGCACCCTTGTCGCTCTCTCATTTCTGCAGCTAACTCCCACTCTCACCGCATTGTCTCTATTCTCTCATTTCCTATCTCTCGCTCTTTAACAACAACTACAACTCAAACAACCCTAACCCAAGCTCCACCCTCAGCTCCTACCACCATGGCTTCCGAGTCCGATAACCTCTCTACTCTCCCCGTCGCCAACGGCAACGTCGTCGAAGATGAGAAGTTCGGCTTCCGACGCCCCGAGATGTTCACGGAGAACCTCGCCGGAACAGTCGGCGCCTACGACCGCCACGTTTTCCTCTGCTACAAGAGCCCTGAGGCCTGGCCATCGAAGGTCGAAGGCTCCGAATCCGATCCGCTCCCCAAGCTCCTCTCCTCTGCTGTCAAAGCTCGCAAGAATGACATCGCGCTCAAG ACGAACGTGACAGTATATGAAGGAAGCGAGGGGACTGAATTTTCTGATGGAGACGTGTTGATTTTCCCTGAAATGATTAAGTACAG GGGTTTGAAGGAATCGGATGTGGATAGCTTTGTTGAGGATGTTCTTGTGAATGGTAAACCGTGGGCTTCTGGAGTGCAGGAGGTGTTTACTGGTTCGCATGTGTTTGTATGTGCTCATGGGAGTCGTGACCGGAGGTGTGGTGTTTGCGGGCCAGTTCTCATTCAAAAGCTTAAAGAGGAGATTGAGTCTCGAGGATTGAAGAATCAGGTGTTTGTCAATGCATGCTCGCACATCGGAGGGCACAAGTATGCTGGGAACGTGATTATCTACAGTCCGGCCCCAGATGGGAAGATTACAGGTCATTG GTATGGTTACGTTACTCCTGATGATGTGCCTGCATTGCTTGATCAGCATATTGAGAAGGGAGAGATCATAACACATCTTTGGAG AGGGCAAATGGGGGCGGCTGCTGAGGAAGGTGGCAAAGAGGATGAACATAAGCTTCCTAAAGGGGATTCgaagaaaaacaagaagaagaagcacgAAGAAAATGGTACTCAGAGCAAGAAGGAGGAAGTTTCTGGCTGTTGCCAGGGTGTTAATGGGTTTTCTTGTTGCAAAGATGGAAGTTTGGATCAGAATGGTGTAATTGAAAAGAATCTGAATGAAACCGTAGCACATGAAAAGAAGGAGCAGGGCAAACTATCAAGCTGGATGGGATCGTGGGAACAAAGTGACGTTCTCACTGCTGTTGCTGTGGTTGGAGCAGTGGCAACAGTTGCTGTGGCCTATAGTTTTTATAGGAGGTCAGGCTGA